A window of the Nitrosococcus wardiae genome harbors these coding sequences:
- the lolB gene encoding lipoprotein insertase outer membrane protein LolB gives MRQAKLSIIGVLIIALLAGCTPLRKPPPPFDPEHTWQKRQLALRKLGGWKLKGRLAIDAIQEAWTGTLRWVQKGDKFEILWISPLGQGSVELRGNPERVTLRVPKEAPITAESAEKLLGIRLGWSLPVSGLRYWLLGLPAPGLPVLSRSLDPFGRLHSLSQGGWQIRYLGYQSVKNYQLPGKVFLDNPKLRLRLVIDRWHLV, from the coding sequence ATGAGACAGGCCAAACTTTCAATTATTGGAGTGCTGATTATTGCACTTCTTGCTGGCTGTACGCCGCTTCGCAAACCTCCTCCCCCTTTTGATCCCGAGCACACTTGGCAGAAGCGCCAGCTTGCTTTGCGAAAGCTTGGCGGGTGGAAACTGAAGGGACGTTTAGCCATTGATGCTATCCAAGAGGCATGGACGGGGACACTGCGTTGGGTACAAAAGGGCGATAAGTTTGAGATTTTATGGATTTCTCCTCTGGGGCAGGGGAGTGTCGAGCTACGTGGGAACCCGGAAAGGGTTACTCTCCGGGTGCCTAAGGAGGCCCCGATAACGGCAGAATCGGCTGAAAAGCTCCTTGGAATTCGCTTAGGATGGTCGCTGCCTGTGAGCGGTTTGCGTTATTGGCTACTGGGATTGCCGGCGCCAGGGTTGCCCGTGCTCAGCCGCTCTCTGGATCCTTTTGGACGCCTGCATTCTCTGTCTCAAGGGGGTTGGCAAATCCGCTATCTGGGTTACCAGTCAGTTAAGAATTACCAGCTTCCTGGTAAAGTGTTTCTAGACAATCCGAAACTTCGGCTACGGTTAGTCATTGATCGCTGGCATTTGGTGTAA
- a CDS encoding tetratricopeptide repeat protein yields the protein MKQAPFRLAIGLILPLVLAGCATQETRPIALTKAQENSTGLPAEMVVPEKRYPSVELSSELLYQLLSAEIAGQRGQIDYAMRNYLQAAEDTRDPRLAERATRIALFAREINDATQAARLWVETAPDNGDARQALVSLLLGLQQYDEVENHLEHLILLSSEAREQVFLKIAAMLAGSADPQTALTLMGNLSAFQAKDPDALYGYAYLALQLDRLDIALRTVDQVIAQRPEADRPLIMRSRILQQQGKENAALESLESVIERGEASFPLRLAYGQILMEANRVAKAQALFGQLEQEQPESPDVLIAQGLLAIEQSEYEQAKNYFHRLLQIGESAAQARFYLGRLAELQGQPQRAIKWYGSITRGGLVVDAQVRQAVVVAQQGNMQAARQRLQLLSKKFPEQAARFQLAEGEILVNAERYREAMAHYDHALQERPDDTNLLYARALVAENLGRLDILEQDLQLVLKLDPNNAEALNALGYTLADRTERLEEALRYISRAMELQPNNAFILDSMGWVHYRLGNYDKAEKYLRKAIELRKDPEIAAHLGEVLWIKGDKRGARQIWRHSLETNQGSKVLLEVMQRFQE from the coding sequence ATGAAGCAAGCTCCTTTTCGATTAGCTATTGGGTTGATATTGCCCCTGGTGCTAGCAGGCTGTGCTACCCAGGAGACACGCCCAATAGCCCTTACCAAAGCCCAAGAGAATAGCACAGGCCTACCAGCAGAAATGGTGGTACCTGAAAAAAGGTACCCCTCTGTTGAGCTGAGTTCTGAGTTGCTCTATCAATTGCTTTCCGCTGAAATTGCAGGCCAACGCGGTCAAATCGATTATGCCATGAGAAATTACCTGCAGGCAGCGGAGGATACCCGTGACCCACGCCTTGCAGAACGGGCAACCCGGATCGCCCTCTTCGCTCGGGAAATCAACGATGCCACCCAGGCGGCTAGGTTATGGGTGGAAACTGCTCCGGACAATGGGGATGCCCGCCAGGCTTTGGTCTCTCTGCTCCTTGGGCTGCAGCAATATGATGAGGTTGAAAATCACCTAGAGCATTTGATTCTCCTGAGCTCAGAAGCAAGGGAGCAGGTTTTTTTGAAGATAGCGGCAATGCTAGCCGGGAGTGCGGACCCACAAACGGCCCTCACCTTAATGGGCAATCTTTCCGCCTTTCAAGCCAAGGATCCAGATGCCCTCTATGGTTACGCCTATCTCGCATTGCAGCTGGATCGGTTGGATATTGCTCTGCGCACTGTAGACCAAGTGATTGCCCAACGCCCAGAGGCGGATAGGCCTCTCATTATGCGGAGTCGAATTCTCCAGCAGCAGGGGAAGGAGAACGCAGCCCTGGAATCATTAGAAAGCGTTATTGAAAGGGGAGAGGCAAGTTTTCCGCTACGCTTAGCCTATGGCCAAATACTGATGGAAGCTAATCGGGTGGCTAAAGCTCAGGCGTTGTTCGGGCAGTTGGAACAGGAGCAGCCCGAGAGTCCGGATGTCCTCATAGCCCAAGGCCTTTTAGCTATAGAACAATCGGAGTATGAACAGGCAAAAAACTACTTTCATCGGCTCCTCCAAATAGGCGAGAGTGCAGCACAAGCCCGCTTTTACTTGGGACGATTAGCTGAATTGCAGGGCCAGCCCCAGAGGGCCATTAAGTGGTACGGCTCAATTACCCGAGGTGGGCTGGTGGTGGATGCCCAGGTCCGTCAAGCCGTGGTGGTAGCACAGCAGGGCAATATGCAAGCTGCACGTCAGCGCCTGCAATTGTTAAGCAAAAAATTTCCTGAGCAGGCCGCGCGCTTTCAGCTTGCAGAAGGTGAGATCTTGGTCAATGCTGAGCGTTATAGGGAGGCAATGGCCCATTATGATCATGCGTTGCAAGAGCGGCCGGACGACACCAATCTGCTCTATGCTCGCGCTCTGGTGGCGGAAAACCTCGGTCGGCTAGATATCCTTGAACAGGATTTGCAATTGGTTCTTAAGCTAGATCCCAATAATGCCGAGGCGCTTAATGCCCTTGGTTATACATTAGCGGATCGCACAGAGCGCCTTGAAGAGGCTTTGCGCTATATTTCCCGGGCGATGGAACTACAACCCAATAATGCTTTTATCTTGGATAGTATGGGCTGGGTGCATTATCGCTTGGGGAATTACGACAAGGCAGAAAAATATTTGCGTAAAGCGATAGAGCTTCGTAAAGACCCCGAGATTGCTGCCCATTTGGGAGAAGTATTGTGGATAAAGGGAGATAAGAGAGGTGCTCGCCAAATATGGCGGCATTCTCTGGAAACAAACCAAGGCAGTAAAGTGCTCCTGGAAGTTATGCAGCGCTTTCAGGAATGA
- the pth gene encoding aminoacyl-tRNA hydrolase yields the protein MGTTAWLLVGLGNPGAKYAQTRHNVGFWWIDAFAEEQETDFKPAAKFFGDFARVNWYGHNVLLLKPTIFMNHSGQAVLALLNYYQLSPERLLIIHDDLDLPPGSAKLKRSGGHGGHNGLRDIINRLGRRDFLRLRLGIGHPGSSQGVVNYVLNRPSAADQQAIEAAIAAGLEVLPEVLADDIEKAMHRLHSQL from the coding sequence GTGGGCACAACTGCTTGGTTGTTGGTGGGTCTGGGTAATCCAGGAGCTAAATATGCTCAGACCCGCCATAATGTTGGATTCTGGTGGATAGATGCTTTCGCTGAGGAACAAGAGACAGACTTTAAGCCAGCGGCGAAATTTTTTGGTGATTTTGCCCGCGTCAATTGGTACGGGCACAATGTACTGCTACTCAAACCGACGATTTTTATGAACCATAGTGGCCAAGCGGTACTCGCCCTTCTGAATTATTACCAACTCTCCCCTGAACGCTTATTGATCATCCATGATGATTTGGATCTCCCCCCTGGAAGTGCCAAACTCAAGCGCAGTGGGGGACACGGGGGACACAATGGCCTACGGGATATTATCAATCGCCTGGGACGACGGGATTTTCTGCGGCTACGCCTGGGAATTGGCCATCCTGGGAGTAGCCAGGGTGTGGTTAATTACGTGTTAAACCGTCCCTCGGCAGCAGATCAACAAGCTATTGAAGCGGCCATTGCCGCAGGACTTGAGGTTTTACCCGAGGTGCTGGCAGATGACATAGAAAAGGCCATGCACCGATTGCACAGCCAACTCTAG
- a CDS encoding tyrosine-type recombinase/integrase: protein MPLTDTAIRNAKPGDKPKKLFDGGGLYLEVAPSGGKWWRLKYRFGGKEKRLSLGVYPEVSLKEARERRDEARKLLANEIDPGEHRKAKKAAREDRAANSFEVVAREWLAKHALHWSASHGERIIRRLERDIFPWIGGRPVADIAAPQLLEVIRRIEQRGALETAHRALSSCGQVFRYAVATGRAERDPSGDLRGALPPVKSQHFAAATEPKEIAEILRAINGYEGTLTVRCALRLAPLVFVRPGELRKAEWADIDLEAAEWRYLVTKTNRPHIVPLSHQAVAIFRELHPLTGRGRYVFPSARSAARPMSDNALLAAMRRMGIAKEEMTGHGFRAMARTLLDEVLGFRPDFIEHQLAHAVRDPNGRAYNRTAHLPERRKMMQEWADYLDRIKAGAEVIPLNQQAQAVSD from the coding sequence ATGCCGTTGACGGATACCGCCATTCGTAATGCTAAGCCTGGTGATAAGCCCAAAAAGCTCTTTGATGGCGGGGGGCTCTATCTGGAAGTGGCCCCCAGCGGGGGCAAGTGGTGGCGTTTGAAATACCGTTTTGGGGGCAAGGAGAAACGGCTCTCCCTGGGCGTGTATCCCGAGGTGTCCTTAAAGGAGGCCCGCGAACGGCGCGATGAAGCACGCAAGCTGCTGGCCAATGAGATCGACCCCGGCGAGCACCGTAAGGCGAAGAAGGCCGCGAGGGAAGATCGGGCGGCAAACAGTTTTGAGGTAGTGGCGCGGGAATGGTTGGCCAAACATGCTCTCCACTGGTCGGCAAGTCATGGCGAGCGGATCATCCGCCGATTGGAGCGCGATATCTTCCCCTGGATCGGCGGCCGGCCCGTGGCCGATATTGCCGCCCCTCAACTCCTCGAGGTCATCCGCCGAATTGAACAGCGGGGGGCCCTGGAAACCGCCCACCGGGCACTGAGTAGTTGTGGCCAGGTATTTCGCTACGCGGTGGCCACGGGACGCGCTGAACGGGACCCTTCTGGTGATCTGCGGGGTGCCTTACCCCCGGTCAAAAGCCAACATTTTGCCGCCGCCACTGAACCGAAAGAGATTGCCGAGATACTCCGGGCCATCAACGGCTATGAAGGTACCCTCACCGTGCGTTGTGCCCTGCGCCTCGCGCCATTGGTCTTCGTTCGCCCCGGTGAACTGCGCAAGGCGGAATGGGCTGACATCGACCTGGAGGCCGCCGAGTGGCGCTATCTCGTGACCAAAACGAATAGGCCCCATATCGTGCCCCTTTCCCACCAGGCAGTGGCCATCTTCCGGGAGCTGCATCCCCTGACCGGACGCGGGCGCTACGTTTTTCCCAGCGCGCGGAGCGCGGCCCGACCCATGAGTGACAATGCCCTTCTGGCCGCGATGCGGCGCATGGGGATCGCCAAGGAAGAGATGACGGGCCACGGTTTCCGGGCCATGGCGCGAACCCTTCTTGATGAAGTCTTGGGCTTCCGGCCCGACTTCATTGAGCACCAACTTGCCCATGCCGTACGGGACCCCAATGGCCGCGCCTACAACCGGACGGCCCACCTGCCGGAACGTCGGAAGATGATGCAAGAATGGGCGGATTACTTGGACAGAATCAAAGCAGGCGCTGAAGTTATTCCCCTGAACCAGCAAGCTCAAGCGGTGTCGGACTAA
- the ychF gene encoding redox-regulated ATPase YchF: MGFKCGIVGLPNVGKSTLFNALTRAGIEAQNYPFCTIDPNVGVVPVPDPRLDKIAAIVGPQQVLPATMTFVDIAGLVAGASQGEGLGNQFLAHIRETEAIAHVVRCFEDQNVVHVAGKVNPLGDIEVINTELALADLETIEKALSRATRAAKADKEALALKNLLEKVREHLDAGKPVRALVLEKEEWKSLQSLHLLTSKPTLYITNVAEDGFENNPWLREVEALAAKEGAEVVPVCAAIEAELSQLEDTEKEEFLAELGIEEPGLNRVIRAGYKLLGLQTFFTAGPKEVRAWTVPIGATAPQAAGVIHTDFEKGFIRAEVISYEDFMAYQGEQGAKEAGKWRLEGKDYIVQDGNVMHFRFNV; this comes from the coding sequence ATGGGATTTAAATGCGGAATTGTGGGCTTGCCCAATGTGGGTAAGTCTACCCTCTTTAATGCCCTTACCCGGGCAGGTATCGAAGCGCAGAATTATCCCTTTTGCACTATTGATCCCAATGTGGGTGTCGTGCCAGTGCCCGATCCCAGGCTAGATAAAATTGCTGCCATCGTTGGTCCTCAGCAGGTCCTTCCCGCCACTATGACGTTTGTGGATATCGCTGGCTTAGTCGCTGGCGCCTCTCAAGGGGAAGGTCTTGGTAATCAATTCCTGGCCCATATTCGTGAGACGGAAGCTATCGCCCATGTGGTGCGCTGTTTTGAAGATCAAAATGTGGTTCATGTGGCTGGAAAAGTGAATCCCCTGGGGGATATAGAGGTGATCAATACCGAGTTGGCTCTGGCAGACCTAGAGACCATAGAAAAGGCCTTATCCCGCGCAACTCGGGCAGCAAAAGCGGATAAGGAGGCCCTTGCCCTCAAAAACTTACTGGAAAAAGTGCGGGAACACCTGGATGCTGGTAAGCCGGTTCGAGCCCTAGTGCTTGAGAAGGAGGAGTGGAAAAGCCTGCAGTCTTTGCATTTACTTACCTCCAAGCCGACCCTTTATATCACTAATGTGGCTGAGGATGGCTTTGAAAATAACCCTTGGTTGCGGGAGGTAGAGGCATTAGCCGCCAAAGAAGGGGCTGAAGTCGTCCCCGTATGCGCTGCTATCGAAGCAGAGTTGTCCCAGTTGGAAGATACCGAAAAAGAGGAATTTTTAGCTGAGCTTGGTATTGAAGAACCAGGTTTAAACCGGGTAATTCGTGCTGGCTACAAGTTATTAGGCTTACAGACTTTCTTCACTGCCGGTCCGAAAGAAGTTCGCGCCTGGACAGTTCCCATCGGAGCAACAGCCCCCCAGGCCGCTGGAGTCATCCATACTGACTTTGAAAAAGGGTTCATTCGGGCGGAGGTCATCTCCTATGAGGACTTTATGGCTTACCAAGGAGAACAGGGCGCCAAGGAGGCGGGGAAATGGCGCCTTGAAGGTAAGGACTACATCGTTCAGGATGGTAATGTCATGCATTTTCGTTTTAATGTATAA
- a CDS encoding 50S ribosomal protein L25/general stress protein Ctc, whose translation MENLFELHADVRGEQGKGASRRLRRVGKVPAILYGAGKEPVSLTFDHNLLFQHLGYEAFYSHILTIHANGKTEKAVLKALQRDPANPNKVLHLDLQRVSSTQKLSINVPLHFIGDDVARGVRQEGGIVARLLNDVEISCLAKDLPEYIEVDLTDLGAGEALHLSDLKLPEGVELPALKLGEDYDQPVVTIHKPRVAEEEETGTEGGAEAAE comes from the coding sequence ATGGAAAACCTATTTGAACTCCACGCCGATGTCCGTGGCGAGCAGGGTAAAGGTGCGAGCCGCCGCCTGCGCCGCGTCGGCAAAGTACCTGCTATTTTATACGGTGCTGGGAAAGAACCTGTTTCTCTTACTTTTGATCATAATTTGCTTTTTCAGCATCTGGGCTATGAGGCTTTCTACTCTCATATTTTAACTATTCACGCTAACGGCAAGACGGAAAAAGCTGTACTTAAGGCCTTGCAACGAGATCCGGCAAATCCTAATAAAGTACTTCATTTGGATCTGCAGCGGGTAAGTTCTACCCAAAAACTGTCTATAAACGTGCCCCTGCATTTTATAGGCGATGATGTTGCCCGCGGTGTAAGGCAGGAAGGCGGTATCGTAGCCCGCCTGTTGAACGATGTTGAAATCTCTTGCTTGGCTAAAGACTTGCCGGAGTATATTGAAGTTGATTTGACTGATCTCGGCGCAGGTGAAGCTTTGCATTTATCTGATTTAAAGCTTCCTGAGGGCGTCGAGCTTCCAGCGTTGAAACTTGGCGAGGATTATGATCAACCGGTAGTGACTATCCATAAACCACGGGTTGCCGAAGAAGAGGAAACGGGAACTGAAGGTGGCGCTGAAGCTGCCGAGTAG
- the ispE gene encoding 4-(cytidine 5'-diphospho)-2-C-methyl-D-erythritol kinase, translated as MLTWPAPAKLNLFLHITGRREDGYHLLQTAFQFINFCDWLEFQPCPDGSLKHLSPLPDVSVEQDLVYRAARLLQQRTACSQGAEIRIHKHLPMGGGLGGGSSDAATTLVALNHLWATGLSTSQLAQLGLELGADVPVFVYGRAAWAEGVGEQLQPLELPERWYLVITPSIQVSTREIFATPELTRDCKPMTISSFLGGEGQNVCEPVVRERYPIVAETFDWLSQFSPARMTGTGSSIFAMFDEKAQALEVLAQAPSHWQGIIAKGCNYSPLLGCLEEAVGKQC; from the coding sequence ATGTTGACCTGGCCTGCTCCTGCTAAATTGAACTTGTTTCTCCATATCACTGGGCGTCGTGAGGATGGTTATCATCTCCTTCAAACCGCTTTTCAATTTATTAATTTTTGTGATTGGTTAGAATTCCAGCCCTGCCCAGATGGTAGCCTCAAGCATTTATCACCCTTGCCGGATGTGTCAGTAGAGCAGGATTTGGTATATCGTGCCGCTCGGCTCTTGCAGCAGAGAACGGCCTGCTCTCAGGGAGCGGAAATCCGCATTCACAAGCACCTCCCCATGGGGGGTGGACTAGGCGGCGGTAGTTCCGATGCGGCGACCACCTTGGTGGCCTTGAATCATCTTTGGGCTACAGGGTTATCCACATCACAGTTGGCGCAATTAGGGTTGGAATTAGGTGCGGATGTGCCTGTGTTTGTCTATGGCCGTGCCGCTTGGGCGGAAGGTGTTGGTGAGCAATTACAGCCACTGGAGTTACCTGAGCGCTGGTATCTCGTCATTACCCCCTCGATCCAGGTCTCCACCCGTGAGATATTTGCAACCCCAGAATTGACACGAGATTGCAAACCGATGACAATATCTAGCTTTCTTGGTGGCGAAGGGCAAAACGTGTGTGAGCCTGTAGTACGAGAGCGATATCCTATCGTTGCTGAGACCTTTGATTGGCTGTCGCAGTTTTCCCCAGCCAGGATGACAGGCACAGGCAGTAGTATATTTGCCATGTTTGATGAAAAGGCACAAGCCTTAGAAGTGTTGGCGCAAGCGCCTTCTCATTGGCAAGGTATTATTGCTAAAGGCTGTAATTATTCTCCGTTGTTAGGTTGTTTAGAAGAAGCGGTAGGTAAACAGTGCTAG
- a CDS encoding Hsp70 family protein — protein sequence MAKIYGLDFGTTNSLASIVLDDVDEKMLSLVNEDDRMPHPSVIRYHGNEVVVGRAAKNAIETTDVGVIGDFVRSPKRYLGSGEKIHVGGVARSVSDVVAEILRHVRDDARQHREINGETFERAVMTIPINAVGRARRDLREAALKAGLHIHQFVQEPFAALYGYLRSLSGFQRRLAELEGQIVLVFDWGGGTLDLTLCKITKGMLVQIQSKGDNTVGGDRFDDRLIRYAKNEHMKQYSIDSVANEFPHAEAKLIAQCETAKIALSDRSSIKIGVRHYLKSDGPDHSLEVKVTREKLIELTRDIVDAGMKNIDEILESTGVNQASIALCLATGGMVRMPYIRERLLERFDPLRVPKIDDGDRIISQGAAWIGHDGVRLTLAKPFELLLGNDNYSTLISEGTELPIENQNFAFPFKAYCIDPRDGYGKFQFARPVWPDRNLPGDPRRSYATLLVAVDEEAAPLTERLNINVNIDHDLVVTVTASSSMVGHLSEREIHNLEFGLSMGQGVKEQTNPDNSNGQRNNEVNLKREVGAIKFRSNIVRGDQSWDLVPGDLVKKYRNRLPPLWEPTRRQHDEKMYYVPCTYCKRTWYQIRLEGSENCTCSSGSVKEMDAKAQKAKISEWQDFLRSEESVINDTGYSVVKGADSKGIQ from the coding sequence ATGGCTAAGATCTACGGATTAGATTTCGGGACAACCAATTCACTGGCGTCAATTGTTCTAGATGACGTAGATGAGAAGATGCTATCACTGGTCAACGAAGATGACCGGATGCCACATCCTTCGGTTATCCGATATCACGGAAATGAGGTGGTCGTAGGGCGGGCCGCAAAGAATGCCATTGAAACGACTGACGTGGGCGTCATAGGTGATTTTGTCCGCTCCCCGAAACGCTACTTGGGAAGCGGTGAGAAAATCCACGTTGGTGGCGTAGCGAGGAGTGTTAGCGATGTCGTGGCTGAGATATTGAGGCATGTCCGTGATGACGCTCGTCAGCATAGAGAAATTAACGGGGAAACATTTGAACGGGCGGTGATGACGATCCCTATCAATGCAGTGGGGCGCGCCCGTCGCGATCTCCGTGAGGCAGCCTTGAAAGCAGGACTCCATATTCATCAGTTTGTGCAGGAACCTTTTGCGGCGCTATATGGCTACTTGAGGTCTCTTTCTGGTTTTCAAAGGCGGCTCGCCGAGCTTGAAGGCCAGATCGTTCTGGTCTTCGACTGGGGAGGAGGAACCCTGGATCTGACGTTGTGCAAAATTACCAAGGGCATGTTGGTCCAGATACAGAGTAAGGGGGATAACACGGTAGGTGGAGACAGGTTCGACGATCGGTTGATCCGATACGCCAAGAATGAGCACATGAAACAATACAGTATCGATAGCGTTGCCAATGAATTCCCACATGCCGAAGCAAAATTGATCGCACAATGCGAGACCGCAAAGATAGCGCTTTCGGATAGGTCGAGCATCAAGATCGGCGTAAGGCATTACCTTAAATCGGATGGGCCCGATCACAGCTTGGAAGTGAAAGTCACCAGGGAAAAACTGATCGAACTGACGAGGGATATAGTCGACGCAGGGATGAAAAACATTGATGAAATCCTTGAATCAACCGGAGTGAATCAGGCTTCTATAGCGCTTTGTCTGGCCACAGGTGGGATGGTTCGCATGCCCTATATCAGGGAGCGTCTGCTGGAGCGATTCGACCCACTTCGTGTTCCGAAAATAGATGATGGCGACAGGATTATTTCGCAGGGTGCGGCATGGATAGGCCATGACGGGGTGCGCCTTACGCTTGCTAAACCATTCGAGCTATTACTGGGGAATGATAATTACTCCACCCTGATTAGCGAGGGTACGGAACTTCCCATTGAAAACCAAAATTTCGCCTTTCCTTTCAAAGCTTACTGTATAGATCCCAGGGACGGATACGGGAAATTTCAATTTGCCAGACCGGTATGGCCTGATAGGAACCTGCCAGGAGACCCGAGAAGGAGCTACGCGACTCTACTTGTTGCTGTAGATGAAGAAGCTGCACCATTGACCGAGCGGCTCAATATCAATGTGAATATCGATCACGACCTAGTGGTAACAGTAACGGCTAGCTCATCGATGGTGGGGCACCTTAGCGAGCGTGAGATCCATAATCTAGAGTTCGGGCTGTCTATGGGGCAGGGTGTTAAAGAGCAAACGAATCCAGATAATAGCAACGGCCAAAGAAACAACGAAGTTAACCTCAAGCGGGAAGTAGGTGCTATTAAGTTCCGCTCAAATATCGTAAGGGGTGACCAATCGTGGGATTTGGTTCCAGGAGACCTGGTTAAGAAATACAGGAACAGATTGCCTCCATTATGGGAGCCAACAAGACGGCAGCACGATGAGAAGATGTATTACGTTCCTTGTACATACTGCAAGCGAACTTGGTATCAAATTCGGTTAGAGGGAAGTGAAAATTGCACGTGTAGTAGTGGTTCAGTAAAGGAAATGGATGCTAAGGCGCAGAAGGCCAAGATTAGCGAATGGCAGGATTTTCTCCGCTCAGAGGAGAGCGTCATTAACGATACAGGATACTCTGTTGTCAAGGGAGCTGATAGCAAGGGAATCCAATAA
- a CDS encoding ribose-phosphate diphosphokinase — MIILSGNAHLQLAKDIAAYLNLPLAKALVSRFSDGEVMVELMEHVRGKDVFIVQPTCAPTNDNLMELLILVDAVRRSSAARITTVIPYFGYSRQDRRPRSARVPISAKVVANMITVVGADRVLTVDLHSDQIQGFFDLPVDNVYASPVLLGDIWKHQYPHLIVVSPDVGGVVRARALAKHLEADLAIIDKRRPHPNEAKVMHIIGDVRERTCVLVDDLVDTAGTLCEAARALKKNGAAKVIAYCTHPVLSGPAVENINKSMLDELVVTDTIPLHEEARACSKIRQLSIAEMLAETVYRISTEESVSSLFVE; from the coding sequence ATGATTATCCTCAGCGGTAATGCCCATCTTCAGTTGGCAAAGGACATCGCCGCCTATCTCAATCTCCCCTTGGCCAAAGCCTTGGTAAGTCGTTTCAGCGATGGGGAAGTGATGGTGGAGTTGATGGAGCACGTGCGAGGCAAGGACGTCTTCATCGTTCAGCCTACCTGTGCCCCCACTAACGACAATTTAATGGAATTGCTGATCCTAGTGGATGCTGTTCGACGTTCCTCAGCAGCCCGAATCACGACCGTGATCCCCTATTTTGGTTATTCCCGCCAGGACCGCCGGCCCCGCTCAGCCCGCGTGCCTATCAGTGCCAAAGTTGTTGCGAACATGATTACCGTTGTTGGCGCTGACCGGGTACTGACGGTGGATCTCCATTCCGATCAGATTCAGGGGTTTTTTGACTTGCCAGTAGACAATGTCTATGCTTCGCCGGTCCTTCTGGGTGACATTTGGAAGCATCAATATCCCCATTTAATCGTCGTATCCCCTGATGTGGGGGGGGTGGTGAGGGCACGGGCCCTAGCAAAGCACTTGGAAGCAGACCTAGCGATTATTGACAAGCGCCGGCCCCATCCCAATGAGGCGAAGGTAATGCACATTATTGGCGATGTCAGGGAACGGACCTGTGTGCTGGTCGATGATCTTGTGGATACGGCGGGCACTTTGTGTGAGGCTGCCCGAGCACTCAAGAAAAATGGGGCAGCTAAGGTGATTGCTTATTGCACTCACCCGGTGCTCTCCGGGCCAGCAGTAGAAAACATCAATAAATCTATGTTGGATGAGTTGGTTGTGACGGATACTATCCCACTCCATGAGGAGGCCCGAGCTTGTAGCAAGATTCGCCAACTCAGTATTGCTGAAATGCTGGCCGAGACTGTGTATCGGATTAGTACCGAAGAGTCCGTCAGCTCCCTATTTGTGGAATAA